A DNA window from Camelina sativa cultivar DH55 chromosome 17, Cs, whole genome shotgun sequence contains the following coding sequences:
- the LOC104754927 gene encoding probable LRR receptor-like serine/threonine-protein kinase At1g07560: MKNLRGLLSVFLIIMSFGIPDFAQAQDQQQGFINLDCGLQANESPYTEPMTKLTFRSDADFIKSGKSGKIQNVPGMEYIKPYTVLRYFPDGVRNCYTLSVLQGTNYLIVAMFTYGNYDNLNTQPKFDLYLGPNIWTTVDLQRNINGTREEIIHVPRSTSLQVCLVKTGITTPLISALELRPLRNDTYIPQFGSLKNLFRVYLTDSKDVIRYPVDVHDRLWTPFFMPGWKLLRTSLSINTSDNDYNLPEDVVATAATPANVSSPLTISWNLETPNDLVYAYLHVAEIQSLRDNDTREFNISVGQEVSYGPVSSDELLVYTLFNTSPVKCKGGTCHLQLIRTSKSTLPPLLNAIEAFTTVELPQSETNANDVIAIKSIETSYQLSKISWQGDPCVPQQFLWDGLTCEYTNMSTPPRIHSLDLSSSELTGIIVPAIQNLTELQRLDVSNNNLTGGVPEFLAEMKSLLVINLSGNDLSGSVPQALLDKVKKGLKLNIEGNPNLCSSGSCNKKKDSIMLPVVASLASLAAIIAMIALLFVCLKRHPSRGKGLSSSQQQSIVTKKRRYTYAEVLAMTNNFVRVLGKGGFGMVYHGYINGTEEVAVKLLSPSSAQGYKEFKTEVELLLRVYHTNLVSLVGYCDEKDHLALIYQYMANGDLKQHLSGSSIISWVDRLNIAVDAALGLEYLHIGCKPLIVHRDVKSSNILLDDQLQAKLADFGLSRSFPVGDESHVSTRVAGTFGYLDHEYYQTNRLSEKSDVYAFGVVLLEIITNKPVIDQTRDMPHIAEWAKFMLTRGDISNIVDPKLQGVYDSGSAWKALELAMTCVKSSSLERPNMSHVVHELKECVISENKRTRDIDTVRSIDTNLSFSTDMNPKAR; this comes from the exons atgaaaaatctccGTGGACTTTTATCGGTCTTCCTAATTATTATGTCTTTTGGCATTCCTGATTTTGCTCAAGCACAAGATCAACAACAAG GATTCATCAATTTGGATTGTGGATTACAAGCCAATGAGTCTCCTTACACAGAACCAATGACAAAGTTAACATTCAGATCAGATGCTGATTTCATCAAAAGCGGAAAAAGTGGTAAGATTCAAAATGTACCAGGGATGGAATATATAAAGCCATACACAGTTTTAAGATATTTTCCGGATGGAGTAAGGAACTGCTATACTCTTAGCGTCCTACAAGGCACAAACTACCTGATCGTAGCCATGTTTACCTACGGAAACTACGATAATCTTAATACACAACCAAAGTTCGACCTTTATCTTGGTCCAAATATATGGACCACGGTCGATTTGCAAAGAAATATAAACGGTACAAGGGAGGAAATCATTCACGTACCAAGGTCAACTTCTTTACAAGTTTGTCTTGTTAAGACTGGAATAACTACGCCGCTAATATCAGCTTTAGAGCTACGACCATTGCGAAATGATACTTATATTCCTCAGTTTGGTTCCTTGAAGAACTTGTTCCGCGTTTATTTGACCGATTCCAAAGACGTTATTAGGTACCCAGTAGATGTCCATGATCGTCTTTGGACTCCATTCTTCATGCCGGGATGGAAACTGTTGAGAACAAGTCTCTCAATCAACACTTCTGACAACGACTATAACTTACCAGAAGATGTAGTTGCAACGGCAGCCACACCTGCAAATGTGAGTTCACCATTGACTATTTCATGGAATTTGGAAACACCTAACGACTTAGTTTATGCATACCTTCACGTTGCTGAGATCCAGTCCTTAAGGGACAATGATACCAGGGAGTTCAACATCAGCGTCGGTCAGGAGGTTAGTTACGGACCTGTTAGCTCTGATGAGTTGCTAGTATATACACTGTTCAACACATCACCTGTGAAATGCAAAGGAGGGACTTGCCATTTGCAACTGATAAGAACTTCAAAGTCAACTCTCCCTCCCCTCCTTAATGCTATTGAGGCTTTTACAACAGTTGAGTTGCCGCAGTCCGAAACTAATGCAAATGACG TCATTGCTATCAAGAGCATAGAAACAAGCTATCAATTAAGTAAGATTAGTTGGCAAGGAGATCCATGTGTTCCTCAACAATTCTTGTGGGATGGTCTTACCTGCGAGTACACCAATATGTCTACACCACCAAGAATCCATTCCTT AGACTTGTCCTCAAGTGAACTAACTGGAATTATAGTTCCTGCGATCCAAAATCTTACGGAGCTTCAAAGATT GGACGTTTCAAATAATAATCTAACAGGTGGAGTACCTGAATTTCTAGCCGAAATGAAATCATTGTTAGTCAT AAACTTAAGCGGAAACGACCTTAGTGGTTCAGTCCCTCAAGCTCTACTCGATAAAGTGAAAAAGGGGTTGAAATTGAA CATTGAAGGAAATCCAAACCTCTGTTCTTCCGGTTCAtgcaacaaaaagaaagatagCATCATGTTACCAGTTGTTGCATCACTTGCTTCTTTGGCTGCTATAATAGCAATGATCgctcttctttttgtttgtcttaaaaGACACCCATCACGTGGAAAAG GTCTATCATCAAGCCAACAACAATCAATAgtaacaaaaaagagaagatatacATACGCCGAAGTTCTTGCGATGACAAATAACTTTGTAAGAGTTTTGGGTAAAGGAGGATTTGGGATGGTCTACCATGGTTATATAAATGGTACAGAAGAAGTAGCGGTCAAGCTACTCTCTCCATCATCAGCTCAAGGCTATAAAGAGTTCAAAACAGAG GTAGAACTTCTTCTAAGGGTGTACCACACAAATCTGGTAAGTCTTGTTGGATACTGTGATGAAAAAGATCACTTGGCCCTCATCTACCAGTACATGGCCAATGGCGATTTGAAACAACATCTGTCAG GCAGCTCCATAATTAGCTGGGTTGATAGACTAAACATAGCAGTTGATGCGGCACTAG GATTGGAATACTTACATATTGGCTGCAAACCGCTGATAGTTCATAGAGATGTAAAAAGTTCTAACATACTACTGGACGATCAATTACAAGCCAAGCTTGCAGACTTTGGGCTATCAAGATCTTTTCCGGTTGGAGATGAAAGTCATGTGTCTACACGTGTTGCCGGAACATTTGGATACCTTGATCATGA ATATTACCAAACAAATAGGTTGTCTGAGAAGAGTGATGTCTACGCTTTTGGCGTTGTATTATTAGAAATCATCACAAACAAACCAGTGATCGATCAAACCCGCGACATGCCTCACATTGCAGAATGGGCGAAATTTATGCTCACTAGAGGAGACATTAGCAATATTGTGGATCCTAAACTTCAAGGGGTTTATGACTCTGGTTCTGCATGGAAAGCTCTCGAATTAGCAATGACATGCGTGAAATCTTCTTCCCTAGAAAGACCCAACATGTCTCATGTAGTTCATGAATTAAAGGAGTGTGTGATATCTGAAAACAAGAGGACAAGAGACATAGACACAGTGAGATCCATCGACACTAACTTAAGCTTCAGTACTGATATGAACCCTAAGGCACGTTAA
- the LOC104754926 gene encoding protein kinase APK1A, chloroplastic-like, whose translation MGMCLSAQVKAESPGTSSKYASSDGKDTGSLGSKASSVSVRPTPRTEGEILQSPNLKSFSFAELRSATRNFRPDSVLGEGGFGCVFKGWIDEKSLTATKPGTGLVIAVKKLNQDGWQGHQEWLAEVNYLGQFSHRHLVKLIGYCLEDEHRLLVYEFMPRGSLENHLFRRGLYFQPLSWKLRLKVALGAAKGLAFLHSSETRVIYRDFKTSNILLDSEYNAKLSDFGLAKDGPIGDKSHVSTRVIGTHGYAAPEYLATGHLTTKSDVYSFGVVLLELLSGRRAVDKNRPSGERNLVEWAKPYLVNKRKVFRVIDNRLQDQYSMEEACKVATLCLRCLTTETKLRPNMTEVVSCLEHIQSVNAAIGGNMDRTERRMRRRSDSVASKKANAGFARQTAVGSTVVAYPRPSASPLYV comes from the exons ATGGGGATGTGCTTGAGTGCTCAGGTCAAAGCTGAGAGCCCAG GGACGAGTTCGAAGTATGCGAGTTCTGATGGCAAAGATACTGGAAGTCTTGGGAGTAAGGCTTCGTCTGTGTCTGTAAGACCAACCCCTCGAACTGAGGGTGAGATCTTACAGTCTCCAAACCTCAAGAGTTTCAGCTTTGCTGAGCTTAGATCCGCTACCAGGAATTTCAGACCAGACAGTGTGCTTGGTGAAGGTGGATTCGGTTGTGTTTTCAAAGGATGGATTGATGAGAAGTCTCTTACTGCCACAAAACCAGGCACTGGTTTGGTTATTGCTGTCAAAAAGCTTAATCAAGATGGTTGGCAAGGTCATCAGGAGTGGctg gCTGAAGTGAATTACCTTGGCCAGTTTTCTCACCGTCATCTTGTGAAGCTGATTGGTTATTGCCTAGAGGATGAGCACCGTCTTCTTGTTTATGAGTTCATGCCTCGGGGTAGCTTGGAGAATCATCTTTTCAGGA GGGGTTTGTACTTCCAACCATTATCTTGGAAACTCCGGTTGAAAGTTGCTCTTGGTGCTGCAAAGGGCCTTGCTTTTCTTCACTCTTCTGAAACAAGAGTGATATACCGTGATTTCAAGACTTCTAATATCCTTCTTGACTCG GAGTACAACGCAAAGCtttctgattttggtttggcCAAGGATGGGCCAATAGGTGATAAAAGTCATGTCTCTACACGGGTTATAGGTACACACGGATATGCAGCTCCTGAATACCTTGCAACCG GTCATCTAACAACAAAGAGTGATGTCTATAGCTTTGGGGTTGTACTTCTGGAGCTTTTGTCTGGTCGTCGAGCTGTGGACAAGAATCGTCCTTCTGGAGAGAGGAACCTTGTGGAGTGGGCTAAACCATACCttgtaaacaaaagaaaggtaTTCCGAGTCATTGATAATCGTCTTCAGGACCAGTATTCTATGGAAGAAGCATGTAAAGTGGCTACTCTGTGTCTGAGATGTCTCACCACAGAGACTAAGCTGAGACCAAACATGACCGAGGTTGTTTCTTGCCTCGAACACATTCAGTCTGTAAATGCTGCTATAGGGGGAAATATGGATAGAACAGAGAGAAGAATGCGTAGGAGAAGTGACAGTGTTGCCAGCAAAAAAGCGAATGCGGGTTTTGCTAGGCAGACCGCTGTTGGCAGTACAGTTGTTGCTTATCCTCGTCCATCAGCCTCGCCACTGTATGTCTGA
- the LOC104754929 gene encoding probable GTP-binding protein OBGM, mitochondrial codes for MWLSRVRYLGSYGRTQKPPWMSYPVVFYSDSSEKKGKETPLQETRMRDRFTLYARGGEGGSGCSSVRRSRADRYGKPDGGNGGRGGDVILECTHAVWDFSGLQPHVKGGKAGHGTSKNRIGNRGEDKVLQVPIGTVIHLQEGEIPSQVENESPKDLDPWDLPGALVENPALEENLAAHEETMPESVEVEVEEEILTRHLGIPNEDDFEDSEEEVDQIRYNVAELTQQGQRIIIARGGEGGLGNVCGTRYVRGSKFAKSVIRQPKLRSMEDDAEDEDVPSSIKAGSLGSESVLILELKSIADVGLVGLPNAGKSTLLGALSRAKPRVGHYAFTTLRPNLGNVNYDDFSMTVADIPGLIKGAHQNRGLGHNFLRHIERTKVLAYVVDLASGLDGCRGVTPWQQLRDLVMELEFHEEGLSDRSSLIVANKIDEDGAEERLKELERRVKGVRIFPVCAVLEEGVAELKDGLKMLVDGDGEGLERLKLENIKVD; via the exons ATGTGGCTAAGCAGGGTTCGATACTTGGGATCTTACGGAAGAACTCAAAAACCGCCATGGATGAGTTATCCAGTAGTATTCTACTCAGATTCGTCGGagaagaaagggaaagagaCGCCTTTGCAG GAGACTAGAATGAGAGATAGGTTTACTCTTTACGCACGTGGCGGTGAAGGTGGCAGTGGTTGTTCCAGCGTCCGACGGAGCCGTGCTGATCGCTATGGGAAACCTGATG GTGGAAATGGTGGGAGAGGAGGTGATGTGATATTAGAATGCACTCACGCTGTTTGGGATTTCAGCGGGTTACAGCCTCATGTT AAAGGTGGGAAAGCTGGACATGGAACTTCCAAGAACAGGATaggaaacagaggagaagacaag GTCCTGCAAGTGCCTATTGGAACAGTGATTCATCTTCAGGAGGGTGAGATTCCATCTCAGGTGGAAAATGAGTCTCCAAAAGATTTGGATCCATGGGACCTTCCTGGCGCACTGGTTGAGAATCCTGCACTCGAAGAGAACCTTGCTGCTCATGAGGAAACTATGCCTGAGTCTGTTGAAGTTGAGGTTGAGGAAGAGATTTTAACGAGACATTTAGGCATTCCAAATGAAGATGATTTTGAAGACAGCGAAGAAGAGGTTGATCAAATCAGATATAACGTTGCGGAATTAACACAACAAGGTCAGAGAATTATTATTGCTCGTGGTGGTGAAGGTGGTTTGGGTAACGTTTGTGGTACACGTTATGTAAGAGGCAGCAAGTTTGCTAAATCCGTTATCCGTCAACCTAAATTGAGGAGCATGGAGGACGAtgctgaagatgaagatgtaCCGTCAAGTATCAAAGCCGGTTCGCTCGGTTCTGAGTCTGTTCTGATATTAGAGCTCAAGAGCATCGCCGACGTTGGCCTTGTTGGGTTGCCAAACGCAGGGAAAAGCACTCTTCTTGGTGCACTTTCCCGTGCTAAACCCCGCGTTGGCCACTATGCGTTCACGACACTCCGTCCCAACTTAGGAAATGTAAACTATGATGACTTCTCCATGACGGTAGCAGATATCCCGGGACTGATAAAAGGAGCTCATCAGAACCGGGGTTTAGGTCACAACTTTCTCCGTCACATCGAACGGACCAAAGTCTTGGCATATGTTGTGGATTTAGCATCAGGGCTAGATGGTTGCAGAGGAGTGACACCGTGGCAACAACTGAGAGATCTGGTGATGGAGCTTGAGTTCCATGAAGAAGGGTTATCTGATAGGTCGTCTTTGATTGTAGCAAATAAGATCGATGAGGATGGTGCAGAAGAGAGATTGAAAGAACTTGAGAGGAGAGTGAAAGGAGTGAGAATATTTCCGGTTTGCGCAGTTCTTGAAGAAGGCGTGGCTGAGCTTAAAGATGGTCTGAAAATGCTTGTAGACGGTGATGGTGAGGGATTAGAGAGGTTAAAATTGGAGAATATCAAGGTTGACTAG
- the LOC104754932 gene encoding protein TRM32-like isoform X2, translated as MGKHSSPKHGKDNHKSGWLAGMLHVLDFHHWRTKNRPICWKTPRTHSLMRGETEEHEPFLDSKDEDSKLVNVVADNNKPTRPEAKLKKMMTTKQVTEYVDFLEILRKEDVFVKIMKDQVQIKSNPRVLPKSGSFPISRSPSPAKIDHKQKENWYSPNQNGAVLNLNVPRDTTSQEHKPISPSRGSADDDHVFINHTVINGFREIKKLLKNALKDRSHTRKKNKKVSDVAKDDYVGRYSQLLEHSFRREGGELRSKSLKLSYEDRKSDSSKPQFFRRISSLSSLEVLGSFLTDLPRDSSTSQLEPRKYVDQDTNFGSKKSLLLSESPVRAEKEEKYVVQEERSQENHLDSPNQRILQQDPDSVPSTSSLEDTAQKTETLHSPGLGPTSVEICNHEAEEEDEDAYFCYVKKVLEVSGFLDNKDNGEKWHSEEQPLNPSLVYELEIQEEAVENNRELLFDLVNEAIVETHNQSYIYFPKTFPYGKRYLDEVWGRVEWNLSGLGAENRDRSLDDIVGRDLTKADGWMNLRGDSEWLTLELEDLIFDDLLDELLCHY; from the exons ATGGGGAAGCATTCGAGTCCAAAACATGGcaaagacaatcacaaatcaggATGGTTAGCTGGAATGCTTCATGTGCTTGACTTTCACCATTGGAGAACTAAGAACCGACCAATCT GTTGGAAGACCCCAAGAACTCATTCCTTGATGCGTGGTGAAACAGAGGAACATGAACCGTTTCTTGATTCTAAGGATGAAGATTCAAAGCTAGTTAATGTTGTTGCAGATAATAATAAGCCAACGAGACCAGAAGCAaaactgaagaagatgatgactaCGAAGCAAGTAACTGAGTACGTTGATTTTCTTGAAATCCTAAGAAAAGAAGATGTTTTCGTCAAGATAATGAAAGATCAAGTCCAGATCAAGTCTAATCCAAGAGTTTTACCCAAGTCAGGCTCGTTTCCTATCTCACGCTCACCAAGTCCTGCTAAAATTGATCACAAGCAGAAGGAGAACTGGTATTCTCCAAACCAAAACGGTGCggttttgaatttgaatgtTCCAAGAGACACTACTTCTCAAGAACACAAACCAATCTCTCCTTCTCGTGGCTCAGCTGATGATGATCATGTGTTTATTAACCACACTGTTATAAACGGGTTTAGAGAAATCAAGAAGTTGCTCAAAAACGCACTTAAAGACCGAAGTCAcacaaggaagaagaacaagaaggtTTCGGATGTCGCTAAAGATGATTATGTGGGGAGATACTCTCAACTCTTGGAGCATAGTTTTAGAAGAGAAGGTGGTGAATTGCGTTCAAAGAGCTTAAAACTTTCATATGAAGATAGAAAGAGCGATTCGAGTAAACCACAATTCTTCAGACGGATTTCGTCCTTATCGAGTCTTGAAGTTCTTGGTTCATTTCTGACCGACCTTCCCCGAGACAGTTCTACTTCCCAACTGGAACCTAGGAAATATGTAGACCAAGATACTAACTTTGGATCCAAGAAATCTTTGTTGTTATCAGAATCTCCGGTAAGAgcagagaaggaagaaaaatacGTGGTGCAAGAAGAGAGAAGCCAAGAAAATCACTTAGACAGCCCAAACCAAAGAATCCTCCAACAAGATCCAGATTCTGTTCCTAGCACTAGTTCTTTGGAAGACACTGCACAAAAGACTGAAACTTTACACTCACCAG GTTTAGGTCCAACTTCTGTAGAGATTTGCAACcatgaagcagaagaagaagatgaagatgccTACTTCTGTTATGTAAAGAAGGTTTTAGAAGTTTCAGGCTTCCTTGACAACAAAGACAACGGAGAAAAATGGCACTCAGAGGAACAACCACTGAATCCATCACTAGTATACGAACTCGAGATACAAGAAGAAGCAGTAGAGAACAACAGAGAGCTTCTCTTTGATTTGGTTAACGAGGCAATCGTCGAGACTCACAACCAATCATACATATACTTTCCTAAAACATTTCCGTATGGCAAACGTTATCTTGATGAGGTATGGGGAAGAGTCGAGTGGAACCTCTCTGGTTTGGGAGCTGAGAATAGAGATCGTTCGTTGGACGATATTGTAGGAAGAGATCTAACAAAAGCTGATGGTTGGATGAATCTACGAGGTGATTCTGAATGGCTTACTCTTGAGCttgaagatttgatttttgatgatCTTCTAGATGAACTGCTTTGTCACTATTAG
- the LOC104754932 gene encoding protein TRM32-like isoform X1 produces MGKHSSPKHGKDNHKSGWLAGMLHVLDFHHWRTKNRPICWKTPRTHSLMRGETEEHEPFLDSKDEDSKLVNVVADNNKPTRPEAKLKKMMTTKQVTEYVDFLEILRKEDVFVKIMKDQVQIKSNPRVLPKSGSFPISRSPSPAKIDHKQKENWYSPNQNGAVLNLNVPRDTTSQEHKPISPSRGSADDDHVFINHTVINGFREIKKLLKNALKDRSHTRKKNKKVSDVAKDDYVGRYSQLLEHSFRREGGELRSKSLKLSYEDRKSDSSKPQFFRRISSLSSLEVLGSFLTDLPRDSSTSQLEPRKYVDQDTNFGSKKSLLLSESPVRAEKEEKYVVQEERSQENHLDSPNQRILQQDPDSVPSTSSLEDTAQKTETLHSPDACSTGLGPTSVEICNHEAEEEDEDAYFCYVKKVLEVSGFLDNKDNGEKWHSEEQPLNPSLVYELEIQEEAVENNRELLFDLVNEAIVETHNQSYIYFPKTFPYGKRYLDEVWGRVEWNLSGLGAENRDRSLDDIVGRDLTKADGWMNLRGDSEWLTLELEDLIFDDLLDELLCHY; encoded by the exons ATGGGGAAGCATTCGAGTCCAAAACATGGcaaagacaatcacaaatcaggATGGTTAGCTGGAATGCTTCATGTGCTTGACTTTCACCATTGGAGAACTAAGAACCGACCAATCT GTTGGAAGACCCCAAGAACTCATTCCTTGATGCGTGGTGAAACAGAGGAACATGAACCGTTTCTTGATTCTAAGGATGAAGATTCAAAGCTAGTTAATGTTGTTGCAGATAATAATAAGCCAACGAGACCAGAAGCAaaactgaagaagatgatgactaCGAAGCAAGTAACTGAGTACGTTGATTTTCTTGAAATCCTAAGAAAAGAAGATGTTTTCGTCAAGATAATGAAAGATCAAGTCCAGATCAAGTCTAATCCAAGAGTTTTACCCAAGTCAGGCTCGTTTCCTATCTCACGCTCACCAAGTCCTGCTAAAATTGATCACAAGCAGAAGGAGAACTGGTATTCTCCAAACCAAAACGGTGCggttttgaatttgaatgtTCCAAGAGACACTACTTCTCAAGAACACAAACCAATCTCTCCTTCTCGTGGCTCAGCTGATGATGATCATGTGTTTATTAACCACACTGTTATAAACGGGTTTAGAGAAATCAAGAAGTTGCTCAAAAACGCACTTAAAGACCGAAGTCAcacaaggaagaagaacaagaaggtTTCGGATGTCGCTAAAGATGATTATGTGGGGAGATACTCTCAACTCTTGGAGCATAGTTTTAGAAGAGAAGGTGGTGAATTGCGTTCAAAGAGCTTAAAACTTTCATATGAAGATAGAAAGAGCGATTCGAGTAAACCACAATTCTTCAGACGGATTTCGTCCTTATCGAGTCTTGAAGTTCTTGGTTCATTTCTGACCGACCTTCCCCGAGACAGTTCTACTTCCCAACTGGAACCTAGGAAATATGTAGACCAAGATACTAACTTTGGATCCAAGAAATCTTTGTTGTTATCAGAATCTCCGGTAAGAgcagagaaggaagaaaaatacGTGGTGCAAGAAGAGAGAAGCCAAGAAAATCACTTAGACAGCCCAAACCAAAGAATCCTCCAACAAGATCCAGATTCTGTTCCTAGCACTAGTTCTTTGGAAGACACTGCACAAAAGACTGAAACTTTACACTCACCAG ATGCTTGTTCTACAGGTTTAGGTCCAACTTCTGTAGAGATTTGCAACcatgaagcagaagaagaagatgaagatgccTACTTCTGTTATGTAAAGAAGGTTTTAGAAGTTTCAGGCTTCCTTGACAACAAAGACAACGGAGAAAAATGGCACTCAGAGGAACAACCACTGAATCCATCACTAGTATACGAACTCGAGATACAAGAAGAAGCAGTAGAGAACAACAGAGAGCTTCTCTTTGATTTGGTTAACGAGGCAATCGTCGAGACTCACAACCAATCATACATATACTTTCCTAAAACATTTCCGTATGGCAAACGTTATCTTGATGAGGTATGGGGAAGAGTCGAGTGGAACCTCTCTGGTTTGGGAGCTGAGAATAGAGATCGTTCGTTGGACGATATTGTAGGAAGAGATCTAACAAAAGCTGATGGTTGGATGAATCTACGAGGTGATTCTGAATGGCTTACTCTTGAGCttgaagatttgatttttgatgatCTTCTAGATGAACTGCTTTGTCACTATTAG
- the LOC104754933 gene encoding probable protein phosphatase 2C 4, whose amino-acid sequence MGNGVTKLSMCFTGGGGGGERYRNQKNISVLLPDPLDEGLGHSFCYVRPEPTLISSSSKVHSEEDTTTTMFRTISGASVSANTATPLSTSLYDPYGHIDRAAAFESTTSFSSIPLQPIPKSSGPIVLGSGPIERGFLSGPIERGFMSGPLDRVGLFSGPLDKQNSSDHNHHQFQRSFSHGLALRVGSRKRSLVRILRRAISKTVSRGQNSIVAPIKSVKDSDHWGLKSEKSRNLQHNENLTVNSLNFSSEVSLDDDVSLESQNLQWAQGKAGEDRVHVVVSEEHGWLFVGIYDGFNGPDAPDYLLSHLYSVLHKELKGLLWDDESKSQNLERTNGDESCSNNERWWRCEWDRESQDLDRRLKEQINRRQSGGGSDRLTNHSEVLEALSQALRKTEEAYLDTADKMLEENPELALMGSCVLVMLMKGEDIYVMNVGDSRAVLGQKSEPDYWLAKIRQDLERINEETMMNDLDGCEGDQVPNLSAFQLTVDHSTNIEEEVERIRNEHPDDATAVTNERVKGSLKVTRAFGAGFLKQPKWNNALLEMFQIDYVGKSPYINCLPSLYHHRLGSKDRFLILSSDGLYQYFTNEEAVSEVELFITLQPEGDPAQHLVQELLFRAAKKAGMDFHELLEIPQGERRRYHDDVSIVVISLEGRMWKSCV is encoded by the exons aTGGGTAACGGAGTAACAAAACTGAGTATGTGTTTCACAggcggaggcggaggaggagaacGTTACCGGAATCAAAAAAACATCTCTGTTCTTCTACCGGATCCTTTAGACGAAGGTTTAGGTCACTCCTTCTGCTACGTACGTCCCGAACCAACTCTAATCTCATCATCCTCAAAGGTTCATTCAGAGGAAGATACAACGACGACCATGTTCCGTACAATCTCCGGCGCTTCCGTAAGCGCCAACACAGCTACTCCTCTCTCAACTTCTCTCTACGATCCGTACGGTCACATAGACCGAGCCGCCGCATTCGAGAGCACGACTTCGTTTTCTTCAATCCCTCTTCAGCCGATCCCTAAAAGCTCCGGTCCGATCGTTTTAGGCTCGGGTCCGATCGAAAGAGGGTTCCTTTCAGGTCCGATCGAGAGAGGGTTCATGTCGGGTCCTCTTGATCGGGTCGGGTTATTCTCAGGTCCGCTTGATAAGCAAAACTCCTCcgatcataatcatcatcagtTCCAACGTAGCTTCTCTCACGGTTTAGCTTTACGGGTCGGGTCAAGAAAACGATCTTTAGTTCGGATCCTCCGTAGAGCAATCTCGAAGACTGTTTCTAGAGGGCAAAACTCCATCGTTGCTCCGATCAAATCCGTTAAAGATTCCGATCATTGGGGACTCAAGTCGGAGAAAAGCCGAAACTTGCAGCACAACGAGAACCTCACAGTGAACAGTTTGAACTTTAGCAGCGAAGTAAGCTTAGACGACGACGTTTCGCTCGAAAGCCAGAATCTTCAGTGGGCTCAGGGTAAAGCCGGTGAGGATCGAGTACACGTGGTTGTATCTGAGGAGCACGGTTGGCTTTTCGTTGGAATCTACGACGGATTCAACGGTCCAGATGCGCCGGATTATCTTCTCTCTCATCTTTACTCCGTACTCCATAAGGAGCTTAAAGGTTTGTTATGGGATGATGAATCCAAATCTCAGAATCTAGAAAGAACCAACGGAGACGAATCGTGTTCAAATAATGAGCGATGGTGGAGATGTGAGTGGGATCGTGAGAGTCAAGATCTTGACCGTCGGTTAAAGGAACAGATAAACCGGAGACAAAGTGGTGGTGGGTCTGATCGGTTGACGAATCATTCCGAGGTTTTGGAAGCTCTGTCTCAAGCTCTGaggaaaacagaggaagctTACTTAGATACTGCAGATAAGATGCTGGAAGAGAATCCTGAGTTAGCTTTGATGGGTTCTTGTGTGCTTGTCATGTTGATGAAAGGTGAAGATATTTATGTGATGAACGTTGGGGATAGTAGAGCTGTGCTTGGTCAGAAGTCAGAGCCTGATTACTGGTTAGCTAAGATTAGACAGGATTTGGAACGGATCAATGAAGAGACCATGATGAATGATTTGGATGGTTGTGAGGGTGATCAAGTCCCGAATTTATCGGCTTTTCAGCTCACTGTTGATCACAGCACAAATATAGAAGAA GAAGTTGAGAGAATCAGAAACGAGCATCCGGATGATGCTACAGCTGTGACGAATGAACGGGTTAAAGGCTCGTTGAAGGTTACAAGAGCGTTTGGTGCCGGTTTCCTAAAGCAG CCTAAGTGGAACAATGCGCTTCTTGAGATGTTCCAAATTGATTACGTAGGGAAGTCTCCGTACATTAACTGCTTACCGTCTCTCTACCACCATAGATTAGGGTCCAAGGACCGGTTTCTAATACTATCATCAGACGGACTCTACCAATACTTTACAAACGAAGAAGCGGTTTCAGAGGTTGAGCTCTTCATCACATTACAACCTGAAGGAGATCCAGCTCAGCATCTTGTGCAAGAGCTTTTGTTTAGAGCTGCTAAGAAAGCTG gTATGGATTTCCATGAATTGCTAGAGATACCACAAGGTGAACGAAGACGATACCATGATGATGTTTCAATAGTAGTGATCTCTTTAGAAGGAAGAATGTGGAAATCttgtgtataa